A stretch of Ipomoea triloba cultivar NCNSP0323 chromosome 11, ASM357664v1 DNA encodes these proteins:
- the LOC115995632 gene encoding uncharacterized protein LOC115995632 — translation MIAQNVLWLSHTTNDLFCRAKAAENVVRKEVIPLKESLAAKDKELGEKVQALEGRVAQAEHEVEAAKLEAAELNECMSSYANLTGFLCCNPQEADAYFRAFIHNEVGEGLAWRYGEWAYAKGRYEMQREIHEALEESINENDLATIMGVIPDQVPAPGPMPYADPAPGAEAPAPTKG, via the exons ATGATAGCTCAAAACGTCCTCTGG TTATCCCACACGACCAACGACCTGTTTTGCCGCGCTAAAGCGGCGGAGAATGTGGTTCGCAAGGAGGTTATTCCTCTGAAAGAAAGTCTCGCAGCAAAGGACAAGGAGCTGGGCGAGAAAGTGCAGGCCTTGGAAGGGCGGGTCGCTCAAGCGGAACACGAGGTCGAGGCGGCCAAGCTTGAAGCCGCTGAGCTGAATGAGTGCATGTCGAGTTATGCCAACCTAACCGGCTTCTTGTGTTGCAATCCTCAGGAGGCCGATGCTTACTTCCGAGCGTTTATTCACAACGAGGTTGGGGAGGGACTCGCTTGGCGCTACGGGGAATGGGCGTATGCCAAGGGCCGTTACGAGATGCAACGGGAGATCCATGAGGCGCTTGAGGAGTCCATAAACGAGAACGACCTCGCGACCATCATGGGGGTTATTCCCGACCAGGTGCCTGCCCCGGGTCCTATGCCATACGCCGATCCGGCACCCGGCGCCGAGGCTCCTGCTCCAACCAAAGGCTGA